In one window of Candidatus Avedoeria danica DNA:
- the murC gene encoding UDP-N-acetylmuramate--L-alanine ligase: protein MDPMLPARGWPAGCGAPALAAGDAVHLVGIGGAGMQALATVLLARGLRVSGSDRDASPALTRLAEAGATVHAGHDAGHVPADARLLVVTAALPAGNPEVDAAREAGVPIVKGKQLLGALVDAGRGVGVAGTHGKTTTTGLVGHILRSAGLDATVFVGGDIPDIGGSAAAGTSDLVVYEADEYDRSFLFGRPYVAVVTNIEHDHPDIYPAFDDVLEAFRAFVALVHSDGRVIVSAGSDAIGAVVGAASAAVESYAVRAEGHDDASAGSRWTARIVGVQPDRQLFDVTCDGECLGTFTTRLPGAHNVGNALAAVAAARALDVDVDAIRTAVASYRGAGRRFEVIAEVAGITVVDDYAHHPTEITATLSAARSRFPGRRIWAIFQPHTFSRVALLADAFATTLAAADRIVLTPVYGARETAGDAGTVAIDAALRTIKRSDDVHGGASRVDNLTQAADVVAAEARPGDVALFMGAGDIQRASRAAVRALARRAAAAVADAARAAGLGGDLLGTSPLSDYTTLRIGGPADVAVRIRTLTDLTDWWLLSWRLGAPVRVLGRGSNVLVADAGLPGVALINRCEGWHVVADDGGCERGATDGPPPGDDAATARVVAEGGVTLAALAHQLARQGWAGIEPGVGIPGSVGAAVVTNAGAHGWAMADSVVWAEVVASSGEVERWDAGRLAFGYRSSALKHDPSHLVRRAVLAVRRDDPTAILSRIAAHSAYRRRTQPTTPSVGSVFQNPPGDFAGRLIEDAGLKGHGEGGARISHVHANFFVNEGGAHARDVRRLIAAARAAVARRAGIRLDLEIETLGDDDEALV from the coding sequence ATGGACCCGATGCTCCCCGCACGCGGCTGGCCCGCCGGCTGCGGCGCCCCCGCCCTCGCCGCCGGCGACGCCGTCCACCTCGTCGGCATCGGCGGTGCCGGCATGCAGGCGCTGGCGACCGTCCTATTGGCGCGGGGCCTGCGCGTCTCCGGGTCGGACCGCGACGCGTCGCCCGCCCTCACCCGGCTCGCCGAAGCGGGCGCGACGGTCCACGCCGGCCACGACGCCGGGCATGTGCCCGCCGACGCCCGCTTGCTCGTCGTGACGGCCGCCCTGCCGGCGGGCAATCCCGAGGTCGACGCCGCACGCGAGGCGGGGGTGCCGATCGTGAAGGGCAAGCAGCTCCTCGGCGCCCTTGTCGACGCCGGCCGCGGCGTCGGTGTCGCGGGGACGCACGGCAAGACGACGACGACGGGTCTCGTCGGCCACATCCTCCGCAGCGCCGGCCTGGACGCCACCGTCTTCGTCGGCGGCGACATCCCGGACATCGGCGGCAGCGCGGCCGCCGGCACGTCCGACCTCGTGGTCTACGAGGCCGACGAGTACGACCGCAGCTTCCTGTTCGGCCGGCCGTACGTCGCCGTCGTCACGAACATCGAGCACGACCACCCCGACATCTACCCTGCGTTCGACGACGTGCTCGAAGCGTTCCGCGCGTTCGTCGCCCTCGTCCACTCGGACGGCCGCGTCATCGTCAGCGCCGGCTCGGACGCCATCGGCGCCGTCGTCGGCGCCGCATCCGCGGCCGTCGAGTCGTATGCCGTCCGCGCGGAGGGCCACGACGACGCATCCGCCGGGTCGCGCTGGACGGCGCGCATCGTCGGCGTCCAGCCGGATCGCCAGCTCTTCGACGTCACGTGCGACGGTGAGTGCCTCGGCACGTTCACGACGCGACTGCCGGGCGCGCACAACGTCGGCAATGCCCTCGCCGCCGTCGCCGCGGCCCGCGCGCTCGACGTGGACGTGGACGCAATCCGCACCGCCGTGGCCAGCTACCGCGGGGCGGGCCGGCGGTTCGAGGTGATCGCCGAAGTGGCCGGCATCACCGTCGTAGACGATTACGCCCACCATCCCACCGAGATCACGGCGACGCTTTCCGCCGCGCGCAGCCGCTTCCCGGGCCGCCGCATCTGGGCGATCTTCCAACCCCACACGTTCAGCCGCGTCGCGCTGCTGGCCGACGCGTTCGCGACGACGCTCGCCGCCGCCGACCGCATCGTCCTCACGCCCGTCTACGGCGCCCGCGAGACAGCCGGCGATGCCGGCACGGTCGCGATCGATGCCGCCCTGCGGACGATCAAGCGGTCCGACGACGTCCACGGCGGTGCCTCGCGCGTCGACAACCTCACGCAGGCCGCCGACGTCGTCGCGGCCGAGGCACGGCCGGGCGACGTGGCGCTGTTCATGGGCGCCGGCGACATCCAACGCGCCAGCCGCGCCGCGGTGCGCGCCCTCGCCCGGCGCGCCGCCGCCGCCGTCGCCGACGCCGCGCGCGCCGCCGGCCTCGGCGGCGACCTTCTCGGCACGTCCCCGCTCTCGGACTACACGACGTTGCGGATCGGCGGCCCGGCCGACGTGGCGGTGCGCATCCGGACGCTCACCGACCTGACGGACTGGTGGCTCCTCTCGTGGCGGCTCGGCGCGCCGGTGCGCGTGCTCGGCCGCGGCTCGAACGTGCTCGTCGCCGACGCCGGCCTGCCGGGCGTCGCGCTGATCAACCGCTGCGAGGGCTGGCACGTCGTGGCCGACGACGGCGGCTGCGAGCGCGGCGCAACGGACGGCCCACCGCCCGGCGACGATGCCGCGACGGCGCGCGTCGTCGCCGAGGGCGGCGTGACGCTGGCGGCGCTGGCGCACCAGCTCGCTCGGCAGGGCTGGGCCGGCATCGAGCCCGGCGTCGGCATCCCGGGCAGCGTCGGCGCGGCCGTCGTCACGAACGCCGGGGCGCACGGCTGGGCGATGGCCGACAGCGTCGTGTGGGCCGAGGTCGTGGCCAGCAGCGGCGAGGTCGAGCGCTGGGACGCCGGCCGGCTGGCGTTCGGCTACCGGTCCAGCGCCCTCAAGCACGACCCGTCCCACTTGGTGCGCCGCGCCGTGCTGGCCGTCCGCCGGGACGATCCGACCGCGATCCTCAGCCGCATCGCCGCCCACAGCGCCTACCGCCGCCGGACACAGCCGACAACCCCGTCCGTCGGCTCGGTCTTCCAGAATCCGCCCGGCGACTTCGCCGGACGGCTCATCGAGGACGCCGGGTTGAAAGGCCACGGCGAGGGCGGGGCACGGATCTCGCACGTGCACGCCAACTTCTTCGTGAACGAAGGCGGCGCGCACGCCCGCGACGTCCGGCGTCTCATCGCCGCGGCGCGGGCGGCCGTCGCCCGCCGCGCCGGCATCCGGCTCGACCTCGAGATCGAAACGCTTGGAGACGACGATGAAGCTCTGGTCTAG
- the nrdR gene encoding transcriptional repressor NrdR — protein MKCPYCQADSHVVDTREVASTIRRRRECDGCRQRFTTYEQLSSTNLQVVKRDRRREGYSQDKLLTSIQIACAKRPISTDVVNDLLRTVESELYRQGRSEIDSQLIGDLVIAQLRLLDDVAYVRFASVYRRFTDLDGLVDEIERLRDQKQRDEEDKRQMRLIEV, from the coding sequence ATGAAGTGCCCGTACTGCCAGGCCGACAGCCACGTCGTCGACACGCGCGAGGTGGCCAGCACGATCCGGCGGCGCCGCGAGTGCGACGGCTGCCGGCAGCGCTTCACGACATACGAGCAGCTCTCCTCGACGAACCTACAGGTCGTCAAGCGGGATCGGCGGCGCGAGGGCTACAGCCAGGACAAGCTCCTCACGAGCATTCAGATCGCGTGCGCCAAGCGGCCGATCAGCACGGACGTCGTGAACGATCTGCTGCGAACGGTGGAGAGCGAGCTCTACCGCCAAGGGCGCAGCGAGATCGACAGCCAGCTGATCGGCGACCTCGTGATCGCCCAGCTGCGGCTGCTGGACGACGTGGCCTACGTTCGCTTCGCCTCGGTCTACCGCCGGTTCACCGACTTGGACGGTCTGGTCGACGAGATCGAGCGGCTGCGTGACCAGAAGCAGCGCGACGAGGAAGACAAGCGCCAGATGCGCTTGATCGAGGTGTAG
- a CDS encoding UDP-N-acetylglucosamine--N-acetylmuramyl-(pentapeptide) pyrophosphoryl-undecaprenol N-acetylglucosamine transferase: protein MYPALTVRGALGSRVSAVMWYGRAGGMEATLTARAGIPFRAVRTGALVDRGPRGVLAGAVAIARGTLAAARDLRRERPDAVFVTGGYVSVPLAVAARLTGTPLCVYLPDIFPGRAVQLIARLADRICVTAGAALDALPRRARDRATVTGYPVRPLVRDADRAAARARLAVAPDDAVVLVFGGSQGARRINDAVADAAPALLARAVVLHAAGATTLPAATAARAALAERLGADMAARWRLAPYFEDDAMADGLAAADVVVCRAGAAVLGELPARGLPAILVPLPISGGHQWPNARVLADAGAAVVVADADMDGARLATEVTALLDDPSRRAAMQAAARRLDRPAAAESIAQVILAMTSGRAA from the coding sequence GTGTATCCCGCGCTTACCGTGCGCGGCGCGCTGGGCTCGCGGGTTAGCGCCGTGATGTGGTATGGCCGCGCCGGCGGCATGGAGGCGACGCTCACGGCCCGGGCGGGCATCCCGTTCCGCGCCGTGCGGACCGGCGCCCTCGTCGACCGCGGCCCGCGCGGCGTCCTTGCCGGCGCCGTCGCGATCGCCCGCGGCACGCTCGCCGCAGCCCGCGACCTCCGCCGCGAGCGGCCCGACGCCGTCTTCGTCACCGGCGGCTACGTCAGCGTCCCGCTGGCCGTCGCCGCCCGCCTCACGGGCACGCCGCTGTGCGTCTACCTGCCGGACATCTTCCCCGGCCGCGCCGTGCAGCTGATCGCCCGCCTGGCCGACCGCATCTGCGTGACGGCCGGAGCGGCGCTCGACGCCCTGCCCCGCCGCGCCCGCGACCGGGCAACCGTCACCGGCTACCCGGTCCGCCCGCTCGTCCGCGACGCAGACCGCGCCGCCGCGCGCGCCCGCCTCGCCGTCGCGCCCGACGACGCCGTCGTGCTCGTCTTCGGCGGCAGCCAGGGTGCGCGCCGGATCAACGACGCCGTCGCCGACGCCGCGCCTGCGCTCCTCGCGCGCGCCGTCGTGCTGCACGCCGCCGGCGCGACGACGCTGCCGGCGGCGACGGCCGCCCGCGCCGCGCTCGCCGAACGACTCGGCGCCGACATGGCCGCCCGCTGGCGCCTCGCGCCGTACTTCGAGGACGACGCGATGGCCGACGGCCTCGCCGCCGCCGACGTCGTCGTCTGCCGCGCCGGCGCCGCCGTCCTCGGCGAGCTCCCGGCGCGCGGCCTGCCGGCCATCCTCGTGCCGCTGCCGATCTCCGGCGGCCACCAATGGCCGAACGCCCGCGTTCTGGCCGACGCCGGCGCGGCCGTCGTCGTGGCGGACGCCGACATGGACGGTGCGCGCCTCGCGACCGAGGTCACGGCGCTGCTCGACGACCCGTCGCGGCGCGCCGCCATGCAGGCCGCCGCGCGGCGGCTCGACCGACCGGCGGCGGCAGAGTCGATCGCCCAGGTGATCCTGGCGATGACGAGCGGACGGGCGGCGTGA
- the ftsZ gene encoding cell division protein FtsZ produces the protein MNPHHYTNLHENLATIKVVGVGGGGSNAVNRMIEEGLTGVDFVTVNTDAQALQLSRAGARLQIGTKLTKGLGAGGRAEVGERAAEESREDLEEAIKGADMVFVTAGMGGGTGTGAAPVVAQIARDAGALTIGVVTRPFIFEGTPRSRSAETGLERMAEAVDTLIIIPNDRLMSLNDGRLTFHDAFRAADEVLHQGIQGISELITVPGLINLDFADVRSIMSGGGAALMSVGRAKGERRAVESAERAIQSPLLDITIDGATGVLFNVTGGMNMTLTEVNDAAEVIGRHLDANANIIFGAVLDPTMDEELRITVIATGFQANARVEGRPTPSNVIDLSHRRPVTRSVESSLQRGLPVGASDIDIPAFLRRQSNGG, from the coding sequence ATGAACCCGCACCACTACACCAACCTGCACGAGAACCTGGCCACGATCAAGGTCGTCGGCGTCGGCGGCGGCGGATCGAACGCCGTCAACCGGATGATCGAAGAGGGATTGACCGGCGTCGACTTCGTCACCGTCAACACGGATGCCCAGGCGCTCCAGTTGTCCCGCGCCGGCGCGCGGCTCCAGATCGGCACGAAGCTCACGAAGGGTCTTGGCGCCGGCGGCCGCGCCGAGGTCGGCGAGCGGGCGGCCGAGGAGAGCCGCGAGGACCTCGAGGAGGCGATCAAGGGCGCCGACATGGTCTTCGTCACGGCCGGCATGGGCGGCGGGACCGGCACCGGCGCCGCGCCCGTCGTCGCCCAGATCGCCCGCGACGCCGGCGCGTTGACGATCGGCGTCGTGACGCGCCCGTTCATCTTCGAGGGCACGCCGCGGTCGCGGTCGGCGGAGACCGGGCTGGAGCGGATGGCGGAGGCCGTCGACACGCTGATCATCATCCCGAACGACCGGCTGATGTCGCTCAACGACGGCCGCTTGACGTTCCACGACGCGTTCCGCGCCGCCGACGAGGTCCTTCACCAGGGCATCCAGGGGATCTCGGAGCTGATCACCGTACCGGGCCTGATCAACCTGGACTTCGCCGACGTCCGCTCGATCATGAGCGGCGGCGGCGCGGCGCTGATGAGCGTCGGGCGCGCCAAGGGCGAGCGGCGGGCGGTCGAGTCGGCCGAGCGCGCGATCCAGAGCCCGCTCCTCGACATCACGATCGACGGCGCGACCGGCGTGCTGTTCAACGTGACGGGCGGGATGAACATGACGCTGACCGAGGTGAACGACGCCGCCGAGGTCATCGGCCGCCATCTGGACGCGAACGCGAACATCATCTTCGGCGCGGTGCTCGACCCGACGATGGACGAGGAACTCCGGATCACCGTCATCGCCACCGGCTTCCAGGCGAACGCACGCGTCGAAGGCCGCCCGACGCCGTCGAACGTGATCGACCTCTCGCACCGCCGCCCGGTGACGCGCTCCGTCGAGTCCTCGCTCCAGCGCGGGCTGCCGGTCGGCGCGTCCGACATCGACATCCCGGCGTTCCTGCGGCGCCAGTCGAACGGGGGCTGA
- a CDS encoding adenosylcobalamin-dependent ribonucleoside-diphosphate reductase has protein sequence MDKAHLSVGDTVVVCVDTATGQREIGVVTAVGGGHATVALDGGESVDRALEHIDRPIELHPDEMQARVARGIAAVEAPADRDAWAARFEWLLGGWRFVPGGRILTAAGTDQNLTFYNCYVIPNPRDSRDGIFTTLSQMAEIMSRGGGVGINLSSLRPRYAYVRGVNGRSSGAVSWGSVYSFVTGLIEQGGSRRGALMLILNVWHPDVAEFIEAKRTMGRITNANISVGITDDFMAAVQADGDWELVFPDTNAPAYDTAWDGDLAAWRAAGHPVIAYKTVRARELWDTIIESAWASAEPGVWFGERTNQLSNSWYFAPIICTNPCGEQGLPAWGVCNLGALNLARFHTPAGEVDWPALGQGVRYAVRFLDDVIDATPYHFAENEAQQKSERRVGLGTMGLAELMVRCGVRYGSAEGNAFCDGLFAFISREAYLASSDIAAEKGSFPRFEAEPLLQSGYMLGMPDEVRDAVRAKGLRNVTLLTQAPTGTTGTMVNTSTGIEPFFSWSFYRKSRLGWHEETVAVVNEWRAAHPDAAELPAHFVTAMDLTPLEHVGAQAAIQRWIDSAISKTCNVPAEYTIEQTRTLYEEMYRLGCKGGTIYRDGSRNEQVLHRKDDGDSTTDDAADAVPLHAGGELAGGGGDDAVGTASSMRAWPTADAIRRRPRQTVGRTVRVNTPFGKAYVTVNLAEENEPFEVFVNVGKAGSDLAADAEAMGRLISLLLRMPSRLRPSERLRLVVDELEGIGGSRHVGFGPDRVRSIPDGIASALRDATAGDSGAEAVQPGLFPASAEDATAIGSVQGPSGGVPDGHGDGTDPAPHMPGGDLCPSCHFATFVHIEGCQKCFTCGYSEC, from the coding sequence ATGGACAAGGCCCACCTCTCCGTCGGCGACACCGTCGTCGTGTGCGTGGACACCGCGACGGGGCAGCGGGAGATCGGCGTCGTCACCGCGGTCGGCGGCGGCCACGCGACGGTGGCGTTGGACGGCGGCGAGTCGGTCGATCGGGCGCTCGAGCACATCGACCGGCCGATCGAGCTCCACCCGGACGAGATGCAGGCCCGTGTCGCCCGCGGGATCGCGGCCGTCGAGGCGCCCGCCGATCGGGACGCGTGGGCGGCGCGCTTCGAGTGGCTGCTCGGCGGGTGGCGGTTCGTGCCCGGCGGGCGGATCCTGACGGCGGCCGGCACGGACCAGAACCTGACGTTCTACAATTGTTATGTCATCCCCAACCCGCGCGACAGCCGCGACGGGATCTTCACGACGCTGTCCCAGATGGCCGAGATCATGTCGCGCGGCGGCGGCGTCGGGATCAACCTCAGCTCGCTCCGCCCGCGCTACGCCTACGTGCGCGGCGTGAACGGCCGCTCGAGCGGCGCCGTGTCCTGGGGATCGGTCTACAGCTTCGTGACGGGCCTGATCGAGCAGGGTGGCAGCCGCCGCGGCGCCCTGATGCTCATTCTGAACGTCTGGCACCCGGACGTGGCGGAGTTCATCGAAGCCAAGCGGACGATGGGCCGGATCACGAACGCGAACATCTCGGTGGGCATCACGGACGACTTCATGGCTGCCGTGCAGGCGGACGGCGACTGGGAACTGGTGTTCCCGGACACGAACGCGCCCGCGTACGACACGGCGTGGGACGGCGACCTGGCCGCATGGCGCGCCGCCGGGCATCCGGTCATCGCGTATAAGACGGTCCGCGCGCGCGAGCTCTGGGACACGATCATCGAGAGCGCCTGGGCCAGCGCGGAGCCGGGGGTGTGGTTCGGGGAACGAACGAACCAGTTGTCGAACTCGTGGTACTTTGCGCCCATCATCTGCACGAATCCGTGCGGCGAGCAGGGACTCCCGGCATGGGGCGTCTGCAACCTCGGCGCCCTGAACCTCGCCCGCTTCCACACCCCCGCCGGCGAGGTCGACTGGCCTGCGCTCGGGCAAGGGGTGCGCTACGCCGTGCGGTTCCTGGACGACGTGATCGACGCCACACCCTACCACTTTGCCGAGAACGAGGCCCAGCAGAAGTCGGAACGGCGCGTCGGGCTCGGGACGATGGGGCTGGCCGAGCTGATGGTGCGCTGCGGCGTTCGCTACGGCAGCGCGGAGGGCAACGCGTTCTGCGACGGGTTGTTCGCGTTCATCTCCCGCGAGGCCTATCTGGCGTCGAGCGATATCGCCGCCGAGAAGGGCAGCTTCCCGCGGTTCGAAGCCGAGCCGCTTCTCCAAAGCGGCTACATGCTGGGCATGCCCGACGAGGTGCGCGACGCCGTGCGCGCCAAGGGGCTGCGCAACGTCACGCTCCTGACCCAGGCGCCGACGGGCACGACCGGCACGATGGTGAACACGAGCACCGGCATCGAGCCGTTCTTCAGCTGGTCCTTCTACCGCAAGAGCCGGCTGGGCTGGCACGAGGAGACCGTGGCGGTCGTGAACGAGTGGCGCGCCGCGCACCCCGACGCGGCCGAGCTGCCTGCGCACTTCGTCACCGCGATGGACCTGACGCCGCTCGAACATGTCGGGGCGCAGGCCGCCATCCAGCGCTGGATCGACTCGGCGATCTCCAAGACGTGCAACGTCCCGGCCGAGTACACGATCGAACAGACGCGGACGCTGTACGAGGAGATGTACCGCCTCGGGTGCAAGGGCGGCACGATCTACCGCGACGGTTCGCGGAACGAGCAGGTGCTGCACCGGAAGGACGACGGGGATTCCACCACCGACGACGCCGCCGACGCCGTGCCCCTACACGCGGGGGGGGAGTTGGCCGGGGGGGGGGGCGACGACGCGGTGGGAACGGCTTCGTCGATGCGTGCTTGGCCGACGGCCGACGCGATTCGGCGGCGCCCACGACAGACCGTTGGGCGGACGGTGCGGGTGAACACGCCGTTCGGCAAGGCGTACGTCACGGTCAACCTGGCCGAGGAGAACGAGCCGTTCGAAGTCTTCGTGAACGTCGGCAAGGCGGGCAGCGATCTGGCGGCGGACGCCGAGGCGATGGGCCGGCTGATCAGCCTGCTGCTGCGGATGCCGAGCCGGTTGCGACCCAGCGAGCGCCTCCGGCTCGTCGTCGACGAGCTCGAGGGGATCGGCGGCAGCCGGCACGTCGGGTTCGGACCGGACCGTGTCCGGTCGATCCCGGACGGCATCGCCAGCGCGCTGCGGGACGCGACGGCCGGCGACAGTGGCGCGGAGGCCGTCCAGCCGGGGCTGTTCCCGGCGTCCGCCGAAGACGCAACGGCCATCGGAAGCGTCCAGGGTCCGAGCGGCGGCGTTCCGGACGGCCACGGCGACGGCACAGACCCCGCACCGCACATGCCGGGCGGCGACCTCTGCCCATCGTGCCACTTCGCCACGTTCGTTCATATCGAGGGGTGCCAGAAATGCTTCACGTGCGGCTATTCCGAGTGCTGA
- the ftsA gene encoding cell division protein FtsA, whose translation MIIGIDIGSHKIVALMGEGLPGGGVRVVGAGHAPAEGIRAGEVVSVEDAAGAIGACVERAERLAGDTFDSAVIGVTGAHVVGTANRAAVPCGRRPRPMDATDVERVLEVAGTVPVEPEREVLHVLPRSYRLDGGSAVDSPVGMEGFRLEAEVHIVTGSLGAFNTVRRCLKLADIDRYRLVMSTLAAAEATVTPDERELGVVVVDLGHALTGVACFADGAIVHTATLKIGGKHLTNDLAVLFQTPFDQAERLKKTHGHVLPEHDDDRAEVDIVPFGEEQVRSVRRRDVSRVLAARADEMASMILAEIERAGFGDHPPAGVVLVGGGTELKGLPHRLQESWRVPVRVGRPTQVAGLTNAAKSPDHAAAVGLLMWAVRGVPDAAVPNVSTNGHAVPLGGMFGWMRETLLPRRDGRRG comes from the coding sequence ATGATCATCGGCATCGATATCGGCTCGCACAAGATCGTCGCGCTCATGGGCGAGGGCCTGCCCGGCGGCGGCGTGCGCGTCGTCGGGGCCGGCCACGCGCCGGCCGAGGGCATCCGGGCCGGGGAGGTCGTGAGCGTCGAGGACGCCGCGGGGGCGATCGGGGCGTGCGTCGAGCGGGCCGAGCGGCTCGCGGGGGACACATTCGACTCCGCGGTGATCGGCGTGACCGGTGCGCACGTGGTGGGCACGGCCAACCGCGCCGCCGTGCCGTGCGGCCGGCGCCCGCGGCCGATGGACGCCACCGACGTCGAGCGCGTGCTCGAGGTCGCCGGCACCGTGCCGGTGGAGCCCGAGCGCGAGGTGCTGCACGTCCTGCCGCGAAGCTATCGACTGGACGGCGGCAGCGCCGTGGACTCGCCGGTCGGCATGGAGGGCTTTCGGCTGGAGGCCGAGGTCCACATCGTCACCGGCAGCCTCGGCGCGTTCAACACGGTGCGCCGCTGCCTGAAGTTGGCCGACATCGACCGCTACAGGCTCGTCATGAGCACGCTGGCGGCGGCCGAGGCGACGGTCACGCCCGACGAGCGCGAGCTCGGCGTCGTCGTCGTCGACCTCGGGCATGCGCTGACAGGCGTCGCGTGCTTCGCGGACGGGGCGATCGTTCACACCGCCACGCTCAAGATCGGTGGGAAGCACCTGACGAACGACCTGGCCGTCCTCTTCCAGACACCGTTCGACCAGGCCGAGCGCCTGAAGAAGACGCACGGCCACGTCCTGCCCGAGCACGACGACGACCGGGCCGAGGTCGACATCGTTCCGTTCGGCGAGGAGCAGGTGCGCAGCGTTCGGCGGCGCGACGTCAGCCGCGTCCTGGCGGCCCGGGCGGATGAGATGGCGTCCATGATCCTCGCCGAGATCGAACGCGCCGGATTCGGCGACCACCCGCCGGCCGGTGTCGTGCTGGTGGGCGGCGGAACGGAACTCAAGGGCCTGCCGCATCGGCTGCAGGAGAGCTGGCGCGTGCCGGTCCGCGTCGGACGGCCGACGCAGGTGGCGGGGCTGACGAACGCCGCCAAGAGCCCCGACCACGCCGCGGCGGTCGGGCTCCTGATGTGGGCGGTGCGCGGCGTGCCGGACGCGGCCGTACCCAACGTGTCAACGAACGGCCACGCCGTGCCGCTCGGCGGCATGTTCGGCTGGATGCGCGAAACGCTCCTGCCGCGCCGGGATGGGAGGCGCGGATGA
- a CDS encoding FtsQ-type POTRA domain-containing protein, with product MKLWSSRRRRRVTRIWRARRGKQALAAAPPSPAGAVPRVRARHRARTPDLGAPLAALLGNPSRVASLASVILLGAMLVHVWTGQRFRVHGAVVVGNERLKSAAVYAQSGIDGRLALAIDADTVKARLTALADIRDATIDVALPNRVTIRVVETAPALLWQTGASAVAIDEGGRAIPLPPDGAWAAGLVRITDATGQPPAIGSLIGAGTVAAAMAYQERFGALEWRGPAEGFRATTEDGWTVILGADAGQAPLQAATLQAFRRGLDTPVDSVGLVDLRFPSRPYYRLRSGL from the coding sequence ATGAAGCTCTGGTCTAGCCGTCGGCGCCGCCGCGTCACCCGCATCTGGCGCGCCAGGCGCGGCAAACAGGCGCTCGCCGCCGCACCACCGTCCCCGGCCGGCGCGGTGCCCCGCGTCCGCGCCCGCCACCGCGCCCGGACGCCCGACCTCGGCGCGCCGCTCGCGGCGCTCCTCGGCAACCCGTCGCGCGTCGCCAGCCTGGCCTCGGTCATCCTCCTCGGGGCGATGCTGGTCCACGTTTGGACCGGCCAGCGCTTCCGCGTGCACGGCGCCGTCGTCGTCGGCAACGAGCGCCTGAAGAGCGCCGCGGTGTACGCGCAGTCCGGCATCGATGGGCGGCTTGCGCTGGCGATCGACGCCGACACCGTAAAGGCCCGCCTCACCGCGCTCGCCGACATTCGGGACGCGACGATCGACGTGGCGCTGCCGAACCGGGTGACGATCCGCGTCGTCGAGACCGCACCGGCGCTGCTCTGGCAGACCGGGGCGTCCGCCGTGGCGATCGACGAGGGCGGGCGGGCGATCCCGCTGCCGCCCGACGGCGCGTGGGCGGCCGGGCTCGTGCGCATCACGGACGCCACCGGCCAGCCGCCGGCGATCGGGTCGCTCATCGGAGCCGGCACCGTCGCGGCGGCCATGGCGTATCAGGAACGGTTCGGCGCGCTGGAGTGGCGCGGACCGGCCGAAGGCTTCCGCGCCACGACCGAAGACGGCTGGACCGTCATCCTCGGCGCGGACGCCGGCCAGGCGCCGCTTCAGGCGGCCACGCTGCAAGCTTTCCGGCGCGGGCTCGACACGCCGGTCGACTCGGTCGGCCTGGTTGACCTGCGATTCCCCTCCCGGCCGTACTACCGACTGCGGTCCGGACTGTAA